One window of the Leptospira koniambonensis genome contains the following:
- a CDS encoding LIC10362 family protein produces the protein MLYSVVLTLICLLTLFLAIRNLGKFPKSLEEIQSEIEASFATPLSGKSWIWFLFLISFFLLPFFWGLTFFLQSDANVLVIILGLFWIYFWSRTLILFR, from the coding sequence ATGCTGTATTCTGTCGTATTAACTTTAATTTGCCTTCTCACTTTATTTCTCGCGATCCGCAATCTAGGAAAATTTCCTAAAAGTTTAGAAGAGATCCAATCAGAGATCGAGGCCTCATTCGCGACCCCTCTTAGCGGAAAATCTTGGATCTGGTTCTTATTTCTGATCAGCTTTTTCCTTTTACCGTTTTTCTGGGGCCTAACCTTCTTCCTTCAATCTGATGCGAATGTTTTGGTTATCATTTTGGGATTGTTTTGGATCTATTTTTGGAGCAGAACACTCATTCTGTTTCGATAG